The following is a genomic window from Desulfonatronum thiosulfatophilum.
GGCCGGTGACGGTTGTCGCCGCGCCCAGAGCGAGGACCGGAGCGGAAAGTATTCCTTCAGCAATGTGCATGCTTTGTTTTGCCCTGATCGATGGGGCAGTCGGCATGATCATCGAGATCCAGATCGGACACGGCGACATCCAGATGGTCCAGCCAGATGGCCTGGAAATTCGGACACTCGATGGTTCCGGGGAGATGTTCGCGGACATCGAAGCCCGCGGCGCGGAGCTGGTTGCTCCAGGAGCCGGAATGGTCGCCGAACATGTCCTTGCGGACATGGTAGCCGGAAACGGTCATGAAGGGCAGCAGCCAGACCGTGGATACGCGAGCCTCCCGGAGCCGGGCGATGGTTGCGGCGATTCCGGGTTCCCCCATCAGCAGTCCCATGAACAACAAAGGGTGTTGCTCCTGGATTTGCGCTAAAAAGTCCAGGTAGCGCCGTTGGCCCGAGTGATAGGTGCCGTGGCCGACCAGGATCACGGCCTCATCCGGCTTGCGCTCCGCGGGAATGAACTCCGGCAGCGCGGCCGCGGCTCGGTGCAGATCTGCGTCCTCGTTGAGCATCGGAACGCCGACCCGGACTTGATGAAACCCTTTCCGGGGGTGTTCGTAAGCCTTGGCCAGATTATGGGTCCAGAAATATTCCACGCCGGGTATCGTATGTAGCGACTGCACCGCCAGATGGGTCACGCCGCTGTCGTGCAACCGGCTCAGGGCCACGGCCACGCAATCGTGGGGCAGGCCTCGGGCCGCCAGCTTTCGGCGGACCTTGTGGGCCGTGAATGCCCAGGCAACGGGAACATCCGGATAACGAGCCCGGACCCTGGCCTCGAAGCTGTCATAGGCCTTGCGCGCCGGAATGATGGTGGTGCCGAAGGTGGCCAGCAGAATGCCTGGACGCTTGGGGCCGGATGGCGCTTCGGGACCATGATGGTGGTCATGGCCGTGGCCGTCATCATGGTCATGGTGGTCGTGGTGAATATTGTGGGTATGGCCGTGGCCATGGCAGTCGTGGTTGCAGCCGTGTTCACAGCCGTGACCACCATGGGCGGGGGCTTGAGGGTCGAAATGCATTAATTCACTCCGGTGATGTAGAGTGGAAACGGGCGGAAACAAATTCTGATGAGCAGGAGTCTCGGCGCGGAACCATGGAGCAGGAGCGTGGCGGGACATCCCCTCAACGGCAAACACCCGTTGCCTCGGGGCTCATGCAGGCAGGTATTCTGGCTTTCCCAGTTGAACACGCTCCGCCTCCCATCTTGCCCGGCCTGAGCCGGAAGCAGAATGATCGGAATGATGGAACGATACGCTTCTCTATGAACTGGGATTACAGCGGCGGGTCCGCTCCGGCATCGCACCGGATTCCCTCTTCGTCTCCAACACGGAGACCAGCATGTTTTTGATAGCTTCGTATCCGCGTAATGTTTTGGAGTCAAATGCCAGGCAGTCGCAATGCCATGGGAGCTTGACCATGGGCGGAAAATAACGCTAATTTGTCGGCTTTGCCAGCAAGGATCTTCCGTGCGCCCCTGATATCCTCCCATTGCCATCTTCTGCCTTGCCGCCATCGGAGTCGTGCCGAGGGACGGCGAGGTTTTCTTTTTTTTACAGATCAAGAATCATTCAACATCCCTCAATGCCATGAACAAATTGCAAAAAGAAGTCGAACGTCGGCGAACGTTCGCGATCATCAGCCACCCGGATGCCGGAAAAACCACGCTTACGGAAAAGCTGCTCCTGTTCGGAGGAGCCATTCATCTTGCCGGGGCGGTCAAGGCCAAGAAATCCACCCGCGGCGCCACGTCGGACTGGATGGCCGTGGAGCGGGAGCGGGGCATTTCCGTGACCTCCTCGGTGATGAAGTTCGACTACAACGGCCATGAGATCAATCTCCTGGATACCCCCGGTCACCAGGATTTCTCCGAGGACACCTACCGCGTGCTGACAGCCGTGGATTCCGTGCTCATGGTCATCGACAGCGCCAAAGGCGTCGAGATGCAGACCCGGAAGTTGATGGAGGTCTGCCGGATGCGCAACACGCCGATCATGACCTTCATCAACAAGCTGGACCGGGACGGGCAGGAACCCATTGAACTGCTGGACGACATCGAGACCAATCTGGGAATCGAATGCGCGCCCCTGACCTGGCCCGTGGGCATGGGCAAGGGGTTCAAGGGCGTCTATGACCTGCGCGGGGATGAACTGCGGTTCTTCGTGCCCGACGGCCAGAAATCCACCCGGCCCACGGACGTGGTGCATGTCAAGGGGTTGGACGATCCGCAACTGGACGAACTGCTGGGCCGCGATGCTGCCGACCTGCGCCAGGACGCTGAACTGCTGGCCGGAGCCGGTCATCCCTTTGACCTGGAACGCTATTTGGCGGCGAAACAGACTCCGGTGTTTTTCGGCAGCGCCATCAACAATTTCGGGGTCCAGGAGCTGTTGGACACCTTTGTGGAACTGGCCCCGCCGCCCCAGCCCCGGGAGGCCGAAACCGCAAAGGGAACCCGGCTGGTTTCGCCGCTGGAGCCGGATTTTTCCGGAGTGGTCTTCAAGATTCAGGCGAACATGGACCCGGCGCACCGGGACAGGATCGCCTTTCTGCGGATCGTTTCCGGACAGTTCCAGAAGGGCATGCGGGTACGGCATCACCGTATCGGCAAGGACATGCAGATCGCCAACGCCACCATTTTCATGGCCCATGACCGCAGCGGCGTGGAGGAGGCCTGGCCCGGCGACATCATCGGCGTCCACAACCATGGAACCATCAAGATCGGCGACACCTTCTCCATCAAGGAACCGCTGAAGTTCACCGGCATCCCGAGCTTCGCGCCGGAGCATTTCCGCCGGGTCCGCCTGCGGGATCCCATGCGGGCCAAGCAGCTGGAAAAGGGACTCTTGCAGTTGTGCGAAGAGGGGGCGGTTCAGGTGTTCCGACCGCTGCGCACCAACGACTACCTCCTGGGCGCGGTGGGGCCGCTGCAGTTCGAGATCACCATGGCCCGGCTCAAGGACGAATACAACGTGGAGGCCGGGTACGAACCCGTGGACATCTCCGGCACCCGCTGGATCGTGGGCGGTCGGGACGCCAAAAAGTTCATCGCCGAGAACGGCCGGGACATTGCCACGGACATTGACGGCGACATGGTCTACCTGGTTTCCAACCCCTGGCGGCTGGAACGGTTGCTGGAGACGTACGACGATATCGTTCTGCAGACGATCAAGGAACACAAGTAGACCGAATGGGTCCAGTCAAACGGACGGATCACCAAGCCCTTAATGTCGGCATTCCCTTTCCACGTCCCGTGACGTGGTTATAATTGGTGGACGGCCGGGAACACATCCCGGCCGCGACCATTTTCAACCTAAAAACTCGTGGAGGACTTATGACACAGGCACAAACCGGAAATAACGTCAAGGTGCACTATACAGGGCGGCTGGACAACGGACAGGTTTTCGACAGTTCCGCGGAACGTGATCCGCTGGAGTTCACCCTTGGTCAGGGACAGTTGATTCCCGGTTTCGAGAAAGCCGTGTCCGGAATGCAGGTCGGCGACAAGAAGACTGTGACCATTCCCGCGGAAGACGCCTACGGAACCCGCCAGGAGGAGTTGCTGTTCTCCGTGGAACGGACTCAGCTGCCGGATCACATTCAGCCCGAAGTCGGGCAGCAGTTGCAGGTCAGCCAGGACGGACAGGCCACGGTGGTCACGGTGGCCGATCTTACGGATACGACCATCGTTCTGGACGCCAACCATCCATTGGCCGGTGAAAATCTCACGTTTGACTTGGAAGTGGTCGAAGTGGCCTAACTTGCACCATCCAAAGTTTACACCACCATGCTTGCTTTGGCATGGCATGATCGCCGCGTCGTTGACATTCGATGCGGCGTTTTTTGTGACCAAGCCTTGGTCGACACATCATCACAGCTGCAAGGAGAATCATGATACTTCCGAGATTGACCCCAAAGGAATCCTGGATGGAGTTCATTGCCGAAGGCCGCCAGTTTCATAAAACCGCCTTGGGTGGAATCAATCGGCCCGAGGTCTTTACTCCGGAGATCTTGTACAATCTTTTTGCCATGGCCATGGAAAAATACATCATGGGGCTGCTGATGTTTCGCAAGAACCTTCCGGACAACCATACGTTTCAGGACCTTGTGGACGGCTTGCGGCGGATGGAGGCCCAGGCTGGGGAGGCATTGGTTGCAAGCCTGGATGAGGAACTGGCCGGAGAACTCCAGGCCCTGGACGCGTTCCAGGAAATCTGCTCGGTGGAAGGCTATGCGCGGCGGGCGCCGAATGAGGAGGAAATCCTCAAGATGAGCCGGACGTGCACCAAGCTCAGGGAGTATGTGGAGGCGGGGTTGCCGCGAGAGTCGGCGACATGCGCAACCTGAACATGAAACACCAGTACGGGCAGGCATGAACCAATTGCAACGCCCCACCGACCGTTAATGGTCGGTGGGGCGTTTTGTTTTGCGTGCTGAGCGGCTTGCGCCGGTGCGCCCTGCGCATGACGAATTTCGATAAACGCAGGGCGCGATGGTAATCGGTACCGCTTATTTCTCGGGCATGGCCGAGGAATGGTGCTCCACGATCAGCCATTTGTCGCCGAAGCGCTGGTAGACGAAGGTGTAGCGGGCAGCGACGGCGCGGGAGCACTCGCCTTCGGGGCAAAGGCTGAAGGTGTACACGCCAGAGTTGACCGCCAAATCCCCGCAGGAGCGGGTGTTGCATTCGGTGATCACGCCTTGGGGTTTCATGGCCAGAAAGTGGACGAAGTAGTCACGGATTTCGGCATGGTTGTGGCGGACCTTGTTGGACACAGTGGGTAACAAGATGGCGTCCTCGGCGTAGAGGGCGACGACCTTGTCGGGGTCTCCGGTCTGAAGAGCCTGGTTCCAGGCCTCGAAGAGGGTGCAGATCTCTTCCTGGTTCTGCATTTCTAGGCAATTCATGGTTGTCTCTCCTTGTGTATGTGAAAATCTCCCGGCCCGATGTGGGCCGGGAGGCTAAGGGTGGAAGGCTAGTTCGTAAGGATCGGCATGCCAAGCAGCGGCCAGATCAGGAGCACGGCCAGGGCCACCAGGGCCATGAGCAGGATGGAGGCCGGGATGCCGTAGGCGAAGAATTCGCCGCTGGTGAACTGCTTGGAGTTGTAGGCGATGGCGTTGGGCGCCGCGCCCACCAGGAGCAGGAAGGGCATGCCCGCTGTGACCAGGGCGGCGAAGACAATGACCTCAGGCGCCACGCCCAGGTAGGGAGCGACGACCAGAGCCACCGGGACGGAGATGGCGATGGCGGCCACGTTCATGATGAAGTTGGTCATGATCATGACGAAGAAGGCGATGGCGATGACGAAGACGAACCAGTGCGCCTCAGAGAAGAAGCCCAGCCAGTTGATGGCCAGCCATTCCGCGGCCCCGGTCTGCCAGAGGCAGAAGCCCATGCTCATGGCGCCGGCGAAGAGCAGGATGATATTCCATGGGATGTCTTCCAGGTCTTTGATGTCCAG
Proteins encoded in this region:
- a CDS encoding sirohydrochlorin cobaltochelatase, with amino-acid sequence MHFDPQAPAHGGHGCEHGCNHDCHGHGHTHNIHHDHHDHDDGHGHDHHHGPEAPSGPKRPGILLATFGTTIIPARKAYDSFEARVRARYPDVPVAWAFTAHKVRRKLAARGLPHDCVAVALSRLHDSGVTHLAVQSLHTIPGVEYFWTHNLAKAYEHPRKGFHQVRVGVPMLNEDADLHRAAAALPEFIPAERKPDEAVILVGHGTYHSGQRRYLDFLAQIQEQHPLLFMGLLMGEPGIAATIARLREARVSTVWLLPFMTVSGYHVRKDMFGDHSGSWSNQLRAAGFDVREHLPGTIECPNFQAIWLDHLDVAVSDLDLDDHADCPIDQGKTKHAHC
- a CDS encoding peptide chain release factor 3, with product MNKLQKEVERRRTFAIISHPDAGKTTLTEKLLLFGGAIHLAGAVKAKKSTRGATSDWMAVERERGISVTSSVMKFDYNGHEINLLDTPGHQDFSEDTYRVLTAVDSVLMVIDSAKGVEMQTRKLMEVCRMRNTPIMTFINKLDRDGQEPIELLDDIETNLGIECAPLTWPVGMGKGFKGVYDLRGDELRFFVPDGQKSTRPTDVVHVKGLDDPQLDELLGRDAADLRQDAELLAGAGHPFDLERYLAAKQTPVFFGSAINNFGVQELLDTFVELAPPPQPREAETAKGTRLVSPLEPDFSGVVFKIQANMDPAHRDRIAFLRIVSGQFQKGMRVRHHRIGKDMQIANATIFMAHDRSGVEEAWPGDIIGVHNHGTIKIGDTFSIKEPLKFTGIPSFAPEHFRRVRLRDPMRAKQLEKGLLQLCEEGAVQVFRPLRTNDYLLGAVGPLQFEITMARLKDEYNVEAGYEPVDISGTRWIVGGRDAKKFIAENGRDIATDIDGDMVYLVSNPWRLERLLETYDDIVLQTIKEHK
- a CDS encoding FKBP-type peptidyl-prolyl cis-trans isomerase, with product MTQAQTGNNVKVHYTGRLDNGQVFDSSAERDPLEFTLGQGQLIPGFEKAVSGMQVGDKKTVTIPAEDAYGTRQEELLFSVERTQLPDHIQPEVGQQLQVSQDGQATVVTVADLTDTTIVLDANHPLAGENLTFDLEVVEVA
- a CDS encoding SgcJ/EcaC family oxidoreductase, translating into MNCLEMQNQEEICTLFEAWNQALQTGDPDKVVALYAEDAILLPTVSNKVRHNHAEIRDYFVHFLAMKPQGVITECNTRSCGDLAVNSGVYTFSLCPEGECSRAVAARYTFVYQRFGDKWLIVEHHSSAMPEK